A part of Aegilops tauschii subsp. strangulata cultivar AL8/78 chromosome 2, Aet v6.0, whole genome shotgun sequence genomic DNA contains:
- the LOC109735762 gene encoding GDSL esterase/lipase LTL1 — protein MDACSPVLLVVGALLLLLLGASAPTASAARAFFVFGDSLVDNGNNNYLMTTARADAPPYGIDFPTHMPTGRFSNGLNIPDIISEYLGAEPALPYLSPYMRGENLLVGANFASAGVGILNDTGVQFVNIIRIAQQLQNFQDYQRRLAAYIGEDAARERVSQSLVLITLGGNDFVNNYYLVPFSARSQQFEIHDYVPFIISEYKKVLARLYELGARRVIVTGTGMIGCVPAELALHSLDGSCAPDLTRAADLFNPQLERMLTELNGEVGHDDVFIAANTNRVSFDFMFNPQQYGFATAKIACCGQGPYNGIGLCTPASNVCANRDVYAYWDAFHPTERANRIIVANFMHGTTDHISPMNLSTILAMDNTRN, from the exons ATGGACGCTTGCTCTCCGGTCCTCCTCGTCGTCGGGGCGCTGCTCCTACTCCTCCTCGGGGCCTCGGCGCCGACGGCGTCCGCGGCGCGcgccttcttcgtcttcggcGACTCCCTCGTCGACAACGGCAACAACAACTACCTCATGACCACGGCGCGCGCCGACGCGCCGCCCTACGGCATCGACTTCCCCACGCACATGCCCACGGGGAGGTTCTCCAACGGCCTCAACATACCCGACATCATCA GCGAGTACCTCGGGGCAGAGCCCGCGCTGCCGTACCTGAGCCCCTACATGCGAGGCGAGAACCTGCTCGTCGGCGCCAACTTCGCGTCCGCCGGCGTCGGCATCCTCAACGACACCGGCGTGCAATTC GTGAACATCATCAGGATCGCACAGCAGCTGCAGAACTTCCAGGACTACCAGCGGAGGCTGGCGGCGTACATCGGCGAGGACGCGGCGAGGGAGCGCGTGAGCCAGTCGCTGGTGCTCATCACGCTCGGCGGCAACGACTTCGTCAACAACTACTACCTGGTGCCCTTCTCCGCCAGGTCCCAGCAGTTCGAGATCCACGACTACGTCCCCTTCATCATCTCCGAGTACAAGAAAGTCCTCGCG CGGCTGTACGAGCTGGGCGCCCGTCGCGTGATCGTGACGGGGACGGGGATGATCGGGTGCGTGCCGGCGGAGCTGGCCCTCCACAGCCTCGACGGGTCCTGCGCGCCGGACCTCACGCGGGCCGCCGACCTCTTCAACCCGCAGCTGGAGCGGATGCTGACGGAGCTCAACGGCGAGGTCGGCCACGACGACGTCTTCATCGCCGCCAACACCAACAGGGTCAGCTTCGACTTCATGTTCAACCCGCAGCAGTACG GGTTCGCGACGGCCAAGATCGCGTGCTGCGGGCAGGGCCCGTACAACGGGATCGGGCTGTGCACGCCGGCGTCCAACGTGTGCGCCAACCGGGACGTGTACGCCTACTGGGACGCCTTCCACCCCACGGAGCGGGCCAACCGTATCATCGTCGCCAACTTCATGCACGGCACCACCGACCACATCAGCCCCATGAACCTCAGCACCATCCTCGCCATGGACAACACCAGGAACTAG